The following coding sequences are from one Ruminococcus flavefaciens AE3010 window:
- a CDS encoding DUF1700 domain-containing protein, whose protein sequence is MNKLEFLTRLRNSLERGGMPADDINDALTYYEEVFMDAGFGKEEETAASMGIPEEVAGNILREAGITPPPAPVAAPQNMGGAAQPQQKKKVSGGTIALSIILAVLTFPIWLPVLIVAVVMLFVIIVVLLSLIVAFIAAGIGLIFGGFGMIFEAPAVALMSLGAGFIITGLVILLFKPVFGVAIPACGRGIKKLFTWVGGLFKKGGKENV, encoded by the coding sequence ATGAACAAACTTGAATTTCTAACGAGATTGAGGAACAGCCTTGAAAGAGGCGGTATGCCTGCTGATGATATAAATGACGCACTTACTTATTATGAGGAAGTTTTTATGGACGCAGGCTTTGGCAAGGAAGAGGAGACTGCCGCTTCCATGGGTATCCCCGAGGAGGTCGCCGGCAACATTCTCCGCGAAGCAGGTATCACACCGCCTCCTGCACCTGTTGCTGCTCCACAGAATATGGGCGGAGCTGCACAGCCTCAGCAGAAGAAAAAGGTATCAGGCGGAACGATCGCGCTGAGCATAATACTTGCAGTGCTCACATTCCCAATATGGCTGCCTGTACTTATCGTGGCAGTAGTAATGCTTTTCGTTATCATCGTGGTTCTCTTGTCACTTATAGTTGCGTTTATCGCAGCAGGCATCGGTCTTATCTTCGGCGGTTTCGGAATGATCTTTGAAGCACCTGCCGTAGCGCTTATGTCATTAGGTGCAGGATTCATCATAACAGGACTTGTGATACTTCTTTTCAAGCCTGTTTTCGGAGTAGCTATACCTGCCTGCGGCAGAGGGATCAAGAAGCTTTTTACATGGGTAGGCGGTTTATTTAAAAAGGGAGGAAAAGAAAATGTATGA
- a CDS encoding PASTA domain-containing protein — protein MNDKELGLEVFEKADDEEMKRIAADCPASDAEKERMFKLSQKIYSEKTNEISEAPAEVVSGVEQYKKPIWHKIVSAAAALALVAGLGTGGYLLARRSGGNSQFAGGDITLSDAESKVSNYPFGEIDRVRMTCSAIAPAVIELEPEKVSELASLLEEESWEETDEPNMADGEYYMLFFYNNGKSYELIIMPHNNIQFDTLVASDGKIYIGGSRIYDFLHTIKLEPDDFLYDMDDDSAEEVIKEVWTFGKKDITIDESSVNDEKKPIPDFTAMNIELAKEQLKELGFNSQVKKEKNSEIQPNYVIKTEPEAGTELRKGGTVTLYVSQGAEDEKITVDDFTGKDIDEAVNKAVFTGGNVSYFSVPSNEEEGTVVEQYPAAGTEITKDTDIILYVSEGSITEGEVAYRFIIPKDTVLGSGRYSIDFIYEDEDGKINAVTAGTHELTPDVPVFLYRIQGKGNGKKVTAVITDEKTDKKANLGHYIFDFDNGTYTIEDEDIEGAFEATGY, from the coding sequence ATGAACGATAAGGAACTCGGGCTTGAAGTTTTTGAAAAGGCAGATGACGAGGAAATGAAGCGTATTGCTGCTGACTGTCCTGCTTCCGATGCAGAAAAGGAAAGGATGTTTAAATTGAGCCAGAAGATATACAGCGAAAAAACAAACGAGATAAGTGAAGCTCCCGCCGAGGTAGTATCAGGCGTTGAGCAGTATAAAAAGCCCATTTGGCACAAGATAGTTTCCGCGGCAGCTGCCCTTGCACTTGTTGCGGGACTGGGCACAGGCGGCTATTTGCTTGCAAGACGCAGCGGCGGAAACAGTCAGTTTGCAGGCGGTGATATAACTCTGTCCGATGCGGAGTCCAAGGTGAGCAATTACCCATTCGGAGAGATAGACAGGGTGCGTATGACCTGTTCGGCTATAGCGCCTGCTGTTATAGAGCTTGAACCTGAAAAGGTCTCAGAGCTTGCTTCACTCCTTGAAGAAGAGTCATGGGAGGAGACCGATGAACCGAACATGGCAGACGGCGAGTATTATATGCTGTTCTTTTATAATAACGGCAAGTCATATGAGCTTATAATAATGCCGCACAATAATATTCAGTTTGATACTCTTGTTGCTTCGGACGGAAAGATTTACATCGGCGGCAGTAGAATATACGATTTCCTGCATACTATAAAGCTTGAACCCGATGATTTCTTGTATGATATGGACGATGATTCTGCCGAGGAGGTTATCAAAGAGGTCTGGACATTTGGCAAAAAAGATATCACCATTGATGAGAGCTCAGTTAATGACGAAAAAAAGCCGATACCTGACTTTACTGCTATGAACATTGAGCTTGCAAAGGAACAGCTCAAGGAGTTGGGATTTAATTCTCAGGTGAAGAAAGAGAAAAACTCCGAAATACAGCCCAATTATGTCATAAAAACAGAGCCCGAAGCAGGTACAGAGCTGAGAAAGGGCGGTACAGTCACTCTCTATGTAAGCCAAGGCGCAGAGGACGAGAAGATCACAGTTGACGACTTTACAGGAAAGGATATTGACGAAGCAGTAAATAAGGCGGTATTTACAGGCGGTAATGTATCATATTTCTCTGTTCCCTCTAATGAAGAGGAAGGCACAGTAGTTGAGCAGTATCCTGCGGCAGGCACTGAGATAACCAAGGATACAGATATAATACTATATGTTTCAGAGGGCTCAATAACTGAGGGCGAGGTGGCTTACAGGTTCATTATCCCCAAGGATACTGTGCTTGGAAGCGGAAGATACTCCATTGACTTTATTTATGAAGATGAAGACGGCAAGATCAATGCAGTGACCGCAGGTACCCATGAATTAACGCCTGATGTACCTGTCTTCCTTTATCGTATACAGGGAAAGGGCAACGGCAAAAAGGTCACAGCAGTCATTACAGACGAGAAAACAGATAAAAAGGCAAACCTCGGACACTATATCTTTGATTTCGACAACGGCACATATACTATAGAAGATGAGGATATAGAGGGTGCATTTGAAGCAACAGGATATTAA
- a CDS encoding class D sortase produces the protein MKKRSLLPQLLMPLLVTVLCGGILLLLSIKPYEKAETYLKVAFMDNNSVVPQSEGIAGLNIVQTDIDTEYSGKTYEKGDVVYPEYGTQYAVIECEAADIFAPVYWGNGAELLDRGGCNTPSSVVAGGEGNTVISAHVNTFFAALNKVKVGDEVKLYTDYGRFTYTVSELIEFGSTDKKYLKKGDRDILTLYTCEDNLLAASDKRIGCICELKKREFYNEPKEEKSNEE, from the coding sequence ATGAAGAAAAGATCACTTCTGCCGCAGCTGCTAATGCCGCTGCTTGTAACGGTCTTATGCGGCGGAATACTGTTACTTCTCTCCATAAAGCCTTATGAGAAGGCGGAGACCTACCTGAAAGTTGCCTTTATGGACAATAACAGCGTTGTCCCACAGAGCGAGGGCATTGCGGGACTGAACATCGTTCAGACCGATATCGATACGGAATACAGCGGAAAGACCTATGAAAAGGGCGATGTTGTCTATCCCGAATACGGTACTCAGTATGCCGTCATCGAATGTGAAGCCGCTGATATATTCGCACCTGTTTACTGGGGCAACGGAGCAGAGCTCCTTGACCGCGGAGGCTGCAACACTCCGTCATCTGTGGTGGCAGGCGGAGAGGGAAATACCGTTATCAGCGCTCATGTGAATACTTTTTTTGCTGCTCTCAATAAAGTCAAGGTCGGGGACGAGGTAAAGCTCTACACTGATTACGGACGCTTCACATATACCGTATCTGAGCTTATTGAGTTTGGTTCCACCGATAAGAAGTACCTCAAAAAAGGGGACAGGGACATACTTACCCTTTATACCTGCGAGGACAATCTGCTTGCTGCTTCTGATAAGCGTATCGGCTGTATATGTGAGCTGAAAAAGCGCGAGTTCTACAATGAGCCGAAGGAGGAAAAAAGCAATGAAGAGTAA
- a CDS encoding magnesium transporter MgtE N-terminal domain-containing protein, whose protein sequence is MKIKNLVVSAIAALTVAVNCVPTVSSAATVGDVIAYAYQVGMPEDMIQQYIAMGSGREWTSEQCDQAIAALSTWAAERDSAISGGDQSQQTVPDPVEPEVFEEMSIEEKQEYITAVPSEQKQEYLDVMTNDEKNQLLKKLDTSEQVEVIAGMLGFGDPFGINFSIEDVSDGSVMISARDDDNKLVGVTVLGDSVEKTGITYPVPILAALGAILLSALGIGVLIKKGRCE, encoded by the coding sequence ATGAAGATAAAAAACTTAGTAGTTTCGGCTATCGCAGCTTTAACAGTTGCCGTTAACTGTGTGCCGACAGTGTCCTCGGCAGCAACAGTGGGTGATGTTATAGCCTATGCTTATCAGGTGGGAATGCCCGAGGATATGATACAGCAGTATATAGCAATGGGCAGCGGACGTGAATGGACATCTGAGCAGTGCGATCAGGCAATAGCCGCTCTAAGCACATGGGCTGCCGAAAGAGACAGTGCCATAAGCGGCGGAGACCAGTCCCAGCAGACTGTTCCCGATCCTGTTGAGCCCGAGGTATTCGAGGAAATGTCCATAGAGGAGAAGCAGGAGTATATCACAGCTGTTCCCAGCGAGCAGAAGCAGGAATACCTTGATGTTATGACCAATGACGAGAAGAATCAGCTTCTTAAAAAGCTTGATACCTCGGAGCAGGTAGAGGTCATTGCGGGTATGCTGGGCTTTGGGGATCCTTTCGGTATCAATTTCTCCATTGAAGATGTATCGGACGGCTCTGTGATGATAAGTGCAAGAGACGACGACAATAAGCTTGTGGGAGTAACTGTTCTGGGAGATTCCGTTGAAAAGACAGGCATCACTTATCCTGTGCCCATACTTGCTGCACTGGGAGCCATACTGCTTTCAGCTCTGGGTATAGGTGTACTGATAAAAAAAGGCAGGTGCGAGTGA
- a CDS encoding RNA polymerase sigma factor, with translation MTNEELQNAARESKEKAQRIIFDEYFSYVYTIVFSRLRGCASREDIEECVGDVFSDIYIYYEENKAGSGDISGFVGTVARRKAISVFNRLTRHTVSTVSVDSDEAAAIEAPDNTVETVERKELRTTLLKCIERLGEPDSTIIMQKYFFMRSSKEIGELVSMTPENVRVRSGRALDKLRKQLETLGIKECNI, from the coding sequence ATGACAAATGAAGAACTACAAAATGCAGCACGCGAATCCAAGGAAAAGGCTCAGCGCATTATCTTTGATGAGTATTTCAGCTATGTCTACACTATTGTTTTCAGCAGGCTCCGCGGCTGTGCAAGCCGTGAGGACATTGAGGAGTGTGTGGGAGACGTTTTCTCGGATATATACATATATTATGAGGAGAACAAGGCAGGCAGCGGCGATATCTCGGGATTTGTGGGAACTGTCGCACGCCGTAAGGCTATAAGCGTTTTCAATCGGCTGACGCGGCACACTGTATCTACGGTATCCGTTGACAGCGATGAAGCCGCAGCCATTGAAGCTCCCGACAATACTGTTGAGACCGTGGAGCGCAAGGAGCTCCGCACAACGCTGCTGAAATGCATAGAGCGTCTCGGGGAGCCCGATTCGACCATAATCATGCAGAAGTATTTCTTCATGCGCAGCTCAAAGGAAATAGGCGAGCTTGTATCCATGACGCCCGAAAACGTCCGTGTGCGCAGCGGCAGGGCTCTTGACAAGCTCAGAAAGCAGCTGGAAACTTTAGGGATAAAGGAGTGTAATATATGA
- a CDS encoding PadR family transcriptional regulator, translating to MGFSINAGLLDAMVLSIVQNNDTYGYEITQYLRKAVDISESTLYPVLRRLQKGELLETYDKEFMGRNRRYYRITPQGNDSLEEYREEWRSHKKKIDSILLNEGAESNEQT from the coding sequence ATGGGTTTTTCTATCAATGCAGGGCTTCTCGACGCTATGGTGCTCTCGATCGTTCAGAACAATGACACCTACGGCTATGAGATAACCCAGTACCTGCGAAAGGCTGTGGACATTTCGGAGTCAACACTTTATCCGGTCCTCAGACGTTTGCAGAAAGGCGAGCTCCTTGAAACATACGATAAGGAGTTCATGGGAAGGAACAGGCGCTATTACAGGATAACGCCACAGGGCAACGATTCACTTGAGGAGTACCGAGAGGAATGGCGGAGCCACAAGAAAAAGATCGACAGTATTTTATTGAATGAGGGAGCTGAAAGCAATGAACAAACTTGA
- a CDS encoding EAL domain-containing protein, with protein sequence MIEKGKGCLWINDLLRDLKSITSDSDRKSLIERYRSEHPGAAEAMIIDDANSLAEELLRLKAGGNDHKLASLSEVERAELQETEHIIDENLFDYYFQPIVNTKDGEIFSYEALMRPKSTMKLTPYHILKYAGLVNRLPDIERGTFLNVLGIIDMRKDDFLGRSVFINSIPEAKMNMDDFRHVMKMLLKHADTAVVEMTEQSEIDDESLEALKERYRNMGVKMAIDDYGSGYSNAGNLLRYMPNFVKIDRSLLTDIQNSPKKRHFVREIIHFCHDNDILALAEGVETAEELHTVILLGADLVQGYFTARPAPEIIGSIPEDIKQMIKRFHQEREDGIGQQVYIADISERIILGRLAESGMKCIVVGANGSGDISIEGSSELDSQIRIETRKGYSGRITLENAWLNSIRNKPCIDLGEDNDVTLVLNGENKLDMGGIRVPQSSKLTIAGEGRLEINVSGKAFYGIGNGAGLLHGELVFEQSGRITVNAQGENGVAIGSGNGGIIRINAGQYRLNIQGDINVGIGALYASSEMVIHDCDIGMEMTSARGTAIGSIGKSDDITIFKASVKIFISGVELVGIGTLDGEKTSLSIREASCFITVKGERCAAVASLEGETEVDIQQAAISLTAAGKQTLGAGGFTKDTTVHVSEAEVHIKIDTPMNISEYIERDGISFEGTLFEVIHNGEEYIVLK encoded by the coding sequence ATGATCGAAAAAGGCAAGGGCTGCTTATGGATAAACGACCTGCTGCGTGATCTTAAAAGCATCACATCGGACAGCGACAGGAAGTCGCTCATAGAAAGATACCGCAGTGAGCATCCGGGCGCGGCTGAGGCTATGATAATAGATGATGCCAACAGCCTTGCAGAGGAGCTTCTCCGCCTTAAAGCCGGCGGCAACGACCACAAGCTGGCGAGCCTTTCGGAGGTTGAACGCGCAGAATTGCAGGAAACAGAGCATATCATCGACGAGAACCTTTTCGATTATTACTTCCAGCCCATTGTAAATACCAAGGACGGCGAGATATTCTCCTACGAAGCTCTCATGCGCCCGAAGAGCACCATGAAGCTCACACCCTACCATATATTGAAGTATGCGGGACTTGTCAACAGGCTCCCCGATATAGAGCGAGGAACATTTCTGAACGTCCTTGGCATTATAGATATGCGAAAGGACGATTTTCTCGGCAGGTCCGTATTTATAAACAGTATCCCCGAAGCAAAGATGAATATGGACGATTTCAGGCATGTAATGAAGATGCTCCTGAAGCACGCGGATACTGCGGTAGTTGAAATGACGGAGCAGTCCGAGATAGACGATGAGAGCCTTGAAGCCCTCAAGGAGAGATACCGCAATATGGGCGTAAAAATGGCTATCGACGACTACGGCTCGGGCTATTCAAATGCAGGTAATCTTCTGCGCTATATGCCCAACTTTGTCAAGATAGACCGCTCACTGCTGACGGATATACAGAACAGTCCGAAAAAGCGCCATTTCGTAAGAGAGATAATCCACTTCTGCCACGATAATGACATACTTGCACTGGCAGAGGGAGTTGAGACCGCTGAGGAGCTACATACTGTCATACTCCTCGGAGCAGACCTTGTGCAGGGCTATTTTACTGCAAGACCTGCCCCTGAGATAATCGGTTCTATCCCCGAGGACATAAAGCAGATGATAAAGCGCTTCCATCAGGAGCGGGAGGACGGTATCGGACAGCAGGTATACATCGCCGACATCTCAGAGCGAATCATTCTCGGCAGACTTGCCGAGTCAGGCATGAAGTGCATTGTCGTCGGTGCAAACGGCAGCGGCGATATCAGTATCGAGGGCAGCTCTGAGCTTGACAGCCAGATACGCATTGAGACCCGAAAGGGCTACAGCGGCAGGATAACTCTTGAAAATGCATGGCTCAACAGTATAAGGAACAAACCCTGCATAGATCTTGGCGAGGACAACGATGTAACTCTTGTGCTCAACGGCGAAAACAAGCTGGATATGGGCGGAATACGTGTTCCGCAGTCCTCAAAGCTGACTATAGCAGGCGAGGGCAGGCTTGAAATAAACGTAAGCGGCAAGGCGTTCTATGGTATCGGCAACGGAGCAGGACTTCTTCACGGCGAGCTTGTCTTTGAACAGTCGGGCAGAATAACCGTAAACGCTCAGGGCGAGAACGGTGTGGCGATAGGCTCGGGCAACGGCGGCATCATAAGGATAAATGCAGGTCAGTACAGACTTAATATACAGGGCGACATCAATGTGGGCATCGGAGCTCTTTATGCCAGCAGTGAAATGGTCATACACGACTGTGATATCGGTATGGAGATGACATCGGCAAGAGGAACGGCGATAGGTTCTATCGGAAAGAGCGATGACATCACCATATTCAAGGCGTCTGTGAAGATATTCATATCGGGCGTGGAGCTTGTGGGCATAGGTACTCTTGACGGCGAAAAGACAAGCCTTTCTATCAGGGAGGCAAGCTGCTTCATAACTGTCAAGGGCGAGCGCTGTGCAGCTGTGGCTTCACTTGAGGGAGAAACGGAAGTTGATATACAGCAGGCTGCGATAAGTCTGACAGCGGCGGGCAAGCAGACTCTGGGAGCAGGCGGCTTTACAAAGGATACGACGGTACATGTCAGTGAAGCCGAGGTGCATATAAAGATAGATACGCCCATGAATATCAGCGAATACATAGAACGTGACGGTATCAGCTTTGAAGGCACTCTGTTTGAGGTCATTCACAACGGCGAAGAATACATAGTATTAAAATAA
- a CDS encoding DUF4097 family beta strand repeat-containing protein: MYENNNGVTQEVQAAPEKKSGGNWVWITFLLLGVVLLVIGIILYKNTNIKERAKLKDYSQSYSASEVKRFDLDISWADLTIGKSSDEKIHVEARNVPEGFTAEVKGDTFSAKTEDKKMNVYLLPSWLNDDDNNTVIDIKLPDKEYESFVLDLGAGEVTVSDIVCGKFRVEGGAGEITFESVECETGSFECGAGQVNINDMQCAETLYVDGGTGEIDITKSVLGGLKVEQGVGELNFSGTINGDVEVDGGVGEINLNLTNPASDFTGSGSKYKMDIDTGIGSNTVNYDVSH; encoded by the coding sequence ATGTATGAGAATAATAATGGGGTAACACAGGAAGTTCAAGCAGCTCCTGAGAAAAAGAGCGGCGGCAACTGGGTATGGATAACATTCCTGCTTTTAGGAGTTGTTCTGCTGGTGATCGGAATAATCCTCTATAAAAACACTAATATCAAAGAGCGTGCAAAGCTCAAGGACTACAGCCAGAGCTACAGCGCTTCAGAGGTGAAGAGATTCGATCTTGATATAAGCTGGGCTGATCTCACCATAGGAAAGAGCAGCGATGAAAAGATACATGTTGAGGCAAGAAATGTTCCCGAGGGGTTTACAGCGGAAGTAAAGGGAGACACGTTTTCTGCGAAGACAGAAGATAAGAAGATGAATGTTTATCTGCTTCCAAGCTGGCTGAACGACGATGATAACAATACTGTTATAGATATAAAGCTCCCCGATAAGGAGTATGAGAGCTTCGTTCTTGATCTCGGCGCAGGAGAGGTCACAGTATCCGATATCGTCTGTGGAAAATTCAGAGTTGAAGGCGGAGCAGGCGAGATCACCTTTGAGAGTGTAGAGTGCGAGACAGGCAGCTTTGAGTGCGGCGCAGGACAGGTAAATATCAATGACATGCAGTGCGCTGAAACTCTTTATGTTGACGGCGGCACAGGCGAGATAGACATTACCAAGTCCGTACTGGGCGGCTTAAAGGTCGAGCAGGGCGTGGGCGAGTTAAATTTCTCGGGCACTATCAACGGTGACGTAGAGGTTGACGGCGGCGTCGGAGAGATAAACCTCAACCTTACAAATCCCGCAAGCGACTTCACGGGAAGCGGCAGCAAGTACAAGATGGATATAGATACAGGCATAGGCTCAAATACAGTAAACTATGATGTTTCACACTGA